The genomic DNA TCCCGCCCGGGGACACCGGGGCGGACGCGGACCCACATTGGGGACCGGCAGACCGACATCCGACACCACCCAGACCGTGTACGAGAGCGAAACGTCGCGAGGCATCGTTCCATCATTGGTTACGACGCGACGATTCTCGCCTCGGCTACTTCTTGGGCACGGGGTTCCCGGCCGGCTGGGGCGCTTCGTCTTTCGGCTGGGGCAGCATCTCCTTGATCCGATTCAGCCGCGCTTCGAGGGCCGCCCGCCTGGCCGCCTCCTCCGGCGGCTCGGCACCGCCGCCCGACGTCTTCGCGGCAAAGTCCTGGAACGTCTGTTCGACTTCGTCCCGGCCAAACACCTCTTTCCGCAGCACTTTCCCGGCCAGATCGTACACGGTGACTTCGAAGCGGTCGTCGGCCGGTTTGGCCCGGTCGTACCGTGCTTCCATGACCACCTTGCCGCCGGTCCACCGCTTCTCGCTGTGGAAACTGAAGCTGTCGACCCCGTTCTCGTACGCCCGGCTGACGACCATCGTGTCCAGCCACGCCTGCCGGTCGTGCTTGCCGACGGGCGTCAGGGCGCGGTCCCACGAGTCGTCGACCTGTTTCTGGTCGTCGGCTGTTAACCGGGCAGGAAGCGGGGTCGTGAGCGGGCCGCCGCAGCCGAGAGCCAACGAAAGACCGAGGCCGGCCACCGCCGGCAGAAACGCGTGGCGCATGATCGCGCCTCCGATGAAGGGAAAGGTGACAGGGTGCAATCGGGAAACGGTCGACGAATTCACGATCCCGCGGCGGGCGGTTTATTCCCGCGGGCCGGGCGCTTCCGCGTCGTGTCCGCGGTGCCTTCCTTCTGTTCGCCCCCGCGGTGGGCGCGTAGGTTAATCGATTATCGCCGACGGCGCGATCCCCTATCTCCGCAGGCCCTGCCATGACCGCACCCACGTACGACAAACTCACCCCCCCGACGTCCGGTTCCCGCGTCACCCTCGGCGGCGACGGCAAGTGGAAGATCCCGGACGACCCGATCGTCGTCCTGATCAAGGGCGACGGGATCGGGGCCGACGTGAACGGCGTCCCGGGGATCTCGACGGCCGCGGTCAAAGTCCTCGACGCGGCCGTCCAGGCGTGCTACGGGGCGAAGCGGAAGATCGTGTGGTTCGACGCCCACGCCGGCGACGTGGCCCGCGCCCTCTACAACCCCGGCATCACCGACGACCAGGTCAAGGCGCTCGACGAGAACGGCCAGCGGCAGGTCTACCTGCCGGACGACACCCTCAAGGCGTTCGACTACTACAAGGTCGGCCTCAAGGGGCCGCTCACCACGCCCATCGGCGGCGGGTTCCGGTCGATCAACGTCTTCCTGCGGTTCAAGTTCGACCTGTACGGCTGCGTCCGCCCGGTCAAGTATTTCAAGGGCGTGGACGCCCCGAACCGGAACGCGAACAAGGTCGACATGTGCATCTTCCGCGAGAACACGGAAGACGTGTACTGCGGGATCGAGTTCAAGAGCGGCAGCGAGCGGGCGAAGAAACTGGTCGCGTTCCTCCGCGAGATGGGGTACGGGCCGGACGTCCTACTCGACTCGGCCGGGATCGGGATCAAGCCGATCAGCCCCGAGCGGAGCCGCCGGCTCATCCGCATGGCCATCCAGTACGCGCTCGACAAGAAGTGCCCCAGCGTGACCCTGTGCCACAAGGGGAACATCATGAAGTTCACCGAGGGCGCGTTCAAGGACTGGGGCTACGAACTCGCCAAGGCCGAGTTCCGCGACAAGATCGTAACCGAAGACGAGGTTTACAAGGACCACGGCGGCAAGACGCCGGCCGGCAAG from Fimbriiglobus ruber includes the following:
- a CDS encoding NADP-dependent isocitrate dehydrogenase codes for the protein MTAPTYDKLTPPTSGSRVTLGGDGKWKIPDDPIVVLIKGDGIGADVNGVPGISTAAVKVLDAAVQACYGAKRKIVWFDAHAGDVARALYNPGITDDQVKALDENGQRQVYLPDDTLKAFDYYKVGLKGPLTTPIGGGFRSINVFLRFKFDLYGCVRPVKYFKGVDAPNRNANKVDMCIFRENTEDVYCGIEFKSGSERAKKLVAFLREMGYGPDVLLDSAGIGIKPISPERSRRLIRMAIQYALDKKCPSVTLCHKGNIMKFTEGAFKDWGYELAKAEFRDKIVTEDEVYKDHGGKTPAGKLLIKDRIADSMFQQIQLRPEEYSVIATPNLNGDYLSDAVAALTGGIGLAAGANIGDGAAMFEATHGTAPKYTGQNRANPGAVLLSGVLLLEFLGWFEAAKLVNEAVEKTFSEAEETAKKGPGGKLHVTYDIARQFPGYGEQAGASSTAFADRIIELMK